The genomic window CGAACATCACCTCGGCCACCGGCCGCAGGCCGGTCATGGCCGCCCCGACGGCCGTTCCGACGATGGCATTCTCACTGATCGGCGTGTCCCGGACGCGCTCTCGCCCGAACTCGTCGGCGAGCCCGCTGGTCACCCCGAAGAAACCGAAGGCGACGTCCTCGCCCTGGACGAAGACCCGCGGGTCGCGGCGCATCTCCTGGGCCAGGGCCTCGCGGATGGCCGCCGACATGGTCACGAAACGGTCGGCCGGCGGCGGGGGAGGGGCGGGAGGCGCCGCCACTGCCTCCGGCTCGGGCGCGTAGACGTCGCGCCCCACCTCATCCTCCGCTGGGAACGGGCTCTCTTCGGCGGACCGCAACGCCCCGGCGATGGCCGCCACGGCCTCCTTCTCGACCGCCGCCGCCTCGCCCTCGGTCAGCCGGCCGGCGGCCACCAAGCGCCGGGCGAAGGCGGTGATCGGGTCGCCCGCCTGTCCGGCCGCTTTGGCCTCGTCGCTCCGATAGTCGTCGGGGTCCCCTTCGTAGTGGCCGCGCCACCGCCAGACCAGGCCCTCGATGAACGACGGTCCGCCGCCGGCCCGGGCGCGCTCGACGGCCTCGCGGGCCGCCCGGTAGACGGCGATGACGTCGTTGCCGTCGACCGTGACCGCCGGCATGGCGTAGGCCGCCGCCCGCTCGGCCAACCGCTTCACCTTGGTGTGCCGGGCCTGCGGGGTGGTGATCCCGTAGCCGTTGTTCTCGCAGACGAAGACCACCGGGAGGTCCCAGACGGCGGCCAGGTTCATCGCCTCGTGGAAGAAGCCGATGTTGGTCGAGTCGTCGCCCATGAAGGTGACCGCCACCCGGCCGTTTCCCAGCAACTTGGATGATAGGCCGGCCCCGGCGGCCAGGAGGTTCCAGGCCCCGACGATGCCGTTGGCCCCGATCAACCCCTTCGAGGCGTCGATGACGTGCAGCGACCCGCCCTTGCCGTGACAGAGGCCGGTGGCCCGGCCGTAGACCTCGGCCATCATCCCTTTGGGATCGGCCCCCTTGGCCAGGGCGTGGCCGTGGGCCCGGTGGGTCGAGGAGACGTAGTCCTCCGGCCCCAGAGCGGCGGTGACCCCGGCGGCCATGGCCTCGTGGCCGACCGACAGGTGGCACATCCCGGGGATGGCCCCGTCCTCGACCCCCCTGGCCACCGCCAACTCGAACTCACGGATCAGCCACATCGTCCGGAGGAACCCGACCAGTTGCTCGCGGGTCAGGCCGGCGAGCTCGGCCTCGCCACCCGGCCCGGCCGCCGGCCCGGCCTTGTTCGCTCCGCTCACTTGATCACCAACTCCTCGCGGCCCATCTCCCTCAGGACCCGCGGGTAGAGGTCATAGACCGGCCGCAGCAGCGGCAGCAAAGCCAAGGCCTTCTGGACCGACCCCGAGGCGATGATCTGCCGGGTGGCCAGCGAGGCGACGACGTTGGTCTTGCCGTGCCAGAACTTGTGGGAGAAATCGGCCGACTGCTTCATGGTCACGTCGGCCCTGACCTCCGACGGCCCGTAATCGATGTTGGCGTAGGTCCCCGCTTCGGCCGGCGGGCTGGCGAAGTCGATCGTGATCTGGGCCTCCGGGTCGGTGTAGACGAAGCGGATGGACATCTTCGACCCGGCCAGCTTCGGCCCAAGGACGGAGTCGTGGCGTACTTTCTCGAAGAAGGTCCGCATCACCGCGTAGAAATCGTCGACGCTCTTGAACGTGGCCACTGTCAGGACCTCCTTATTGGGGGGCCGCGCCCGCCGTCGTCGGTCGCCCGGGCCGGCGCTTCTGCCGTTTCCGCGCCTCCGCCTCGTACTTGGCCCGCAGGGCCGGGACGATCCAGAAGACGTAGCCGAAGGTCAGGACGAACACCGCGCCCAGAGCGGCCAGGGCCAGCATCTGGGCATGGGCGTCGCTCGGGTTGGCCGGGTCGGGGACGAAGATCAAGGCGAAGAGCAGTCCATAGATGATCACGACGGCCACCGGGACGGCCCACCCGAAGGGGACCTTGAAGACCCGCTGGAGTTCGGGACGCCGCTTCCGCAGCCCGATCACCGAGGCGCCCATGACCACGTAGATCATGCACTCGACGGCCGCCCCGAGGAAGATGAGCACCTTGTACTGGCCGGTGAAGTGGACCACCAGGGAGACCACGGTGGATACGGCCAACAGGGCGACGATGGCCGGCCAGGGGGTGGCGTAGGTCGGGTGCAGGTTGGAGAAGACCTTCGGCAGGGCCCGGTCGCGGGCCATGGCGTAAACGAACCGTGAGGCGGTCATCACCCCGGCGTTGAAGGTCGTCACCGAGGCCAGGATGCTCATGATCATCATCACCATGATCCCGGCCTTGCCGAAGAGGGCCTGGCCGAAGAGAACATGGGGGATGGGCGACTTGGTCAGGACGGCTTTCGAGACGGTTGACGTCATCGCTATGTTGAAAAGGGCGTAGGACAGGCCCAGCAGGATGATGGCCCCGAACATCCCGCGCGGGATGAGCTTGAAGTCCGTCGTCTCCTCGGCCAGCGGCGTCACCCACTCGAAGCCGAGGTAGAGGAAGACCCCGATGGCGACGGCCTGGGCCATCCCCATGCCGCCTCCCGGCGACAGTGGGGTCACCAATTGAAAGTCGTTCTTGATCAGGGCGTAGACCGACAGCCCGATGAGGGCGGCGAACATCGTGTAGGTCGTGATGTCCTGGGTCAGGCCGGCCATGGTGATCCCGCGGATGTTGATCAGGGCGATGACGATGAGGAAGAAGAAGATCCAGAAGATCCGCGGGATGGGAAAGGCCGTCGCCAGGACGCTCGAGAGGATGAAGGTCTCCGCCCCGACCACGGCCACGCTGATGGTCATATAGACGGTGGCGAAGACCAGGGCCGCCTTCTCCGAGAAGGCCCGCTCGATGAAAAGCTTGATCCCGGCCGCCGTGGGGAACATCCCGACCAGCTCGGCGAAGCAGAAGGCGGCCAGGAAGGAGACCAGGCCGGCGATGACGATGGCCATCCAGCCGGAGTCG from Bacillota bacterium includes these protein-coding regions:
- a CDS encoding dehydrogenase E1 component subunit alpha/beta translates to MSGANKAGPAAGPGGEAELAGLTREQLVGFLRTMWLIREFELAVARGVEDGAIPGMCHLSVGHEAMAAGVTAALGPEDYVSSTHRAHGHALAKGADPKGMMAEVYGRATGLCHGKGGSLHVIDASKGLIGANGIVGAWNLLAAGAGLSSKLLGNGRVAVTFMGDDSTNIGFFHEAMNLAAVWDLPVVFVCENNGYGITTPQARHTKVKRLAERAAAYAMPAVTVDGNDVIAVYRAAREAVERARAGGGPSFIEGLVWRWRGHYEGDPDDYRSDEAKAAGQAGDPITAFARRLVAAGRLTEGEAAAVEKEAVAAIAGALRSAEESPFPAEDEVGRDVYAPEPEAVAAPPAPPPPPADRFVTMSAAIREALAQEMRRDPRVFVQGEDVAFGFFGVTSGLADEFGRERVRDTPISENAIVGTAVGAAMTGLRPVAEVMFEDFITAGIDPIVNQAAKLRYMSGGQYRIPLVVRTPGGAGLDFAAQHSQSLEALFMHIPGLKVVVASTPYDAKGLLTTAIRSDNPVLFFEHKLLYFTDGAVPEESYAIPFGAADIKRPGRDVTVLAVLGMVPLALQAAEELAAEEGLQAEVIDPRTLVPFDWETLEASVRKTGRLVVVEEGCLTGGVGAEVGAVAASRWFGVLKAPLVRCAGLDIPIPFAKPLENLAVPNMEGIKAAVRRAIGSESEYRRQSTR
- a CDS encoding APC family permease — encoded protein: MTELRKKIRLRTVVSAGAGLALATVSYTSNMQVASYMPGDSGWMAIVIAGLVSFLAAFCFAELVGMFPTAAGIKLFIERAFSEKAALVFATVYMTISVAVVGAETFILSSVLATAFPIPRIFWIFFFLIVIALINIRGITMAGLTQDITTYTMFAALIGLSVYALIKNDFQLVTPLSPGGGMGMAQAVAIGVFLYLGFEWVTPLAEETTDFKLIPRGMFGAIILLGLSYALFNIAMTSTVSKAVLTKSPIPHVLFGQALFGKAGIMVMMIMSILASVTTFNAGVMTASRFVYAMARDRALPKVFSNLHPTYATPWPAIVALLAVSTVVSLVVHFTGQYKVLIFLGAAVECMIYVVMGASVIGLRKRRPELQRVFKVPFGWAVPVAVVIIYGLLFALIFVPDPANPSDAHAQMLALAALGAVFVLTFGYVFWIVPALRAKYEAEARKRQKRRPGRPTTAGAAPQ